GCAACACCTTCTATCCCCTTCCCATTATAAGAACTGAATATCCTCAGACAtgtttcttctcttttatttttttgtttttcattattattattactgtaACTTATCGGATGTTATTGGACAATTCATTATCGAAGTATCATTTTTTTCCTGTTGCATCAATATCAAGTATTTGTCCCTACTTTCAACTGACTGCTCTGTGCTTCTCTGTCCGTGGTGTTTTTTGTGCAGGGTGCACCTTGTAAGGTCAGAAGACCCAGTGATTACAACCCTTCTCTGGCTGCTACTCTTGGTCCTAGCCAACCAAACCCAAACCTCAACCTGGCAGCTGTTGGATTGTCACCAGGTTCTGCAGGAGGGCTTGAAGGCCCTGATCGTATTTTCGTTGGTGGTTTGCCCTACTATTTCACAGAAGCACAGATTAGGGAGCTGTTAGAGTCTTTTGGTGCACTTAGAGGATTCGATTTGGTCAAAGATAGAGAAACAGGGAACTCAAAAGGCTATGCCTTTTGTGTCTATCAGGATGTTTCCGTTACTGATATTGCTTGTGCAGCTCTCAATGGGATTAAGATGGGTGATAAAACCCTTACTGTTAGGCGTGCTAACCAGGGTACAACACAACCTAAGCCTGAGCAAGAGAGTGTATTGTTGCATGCACAACAGCAGATAGCTTTGCAGGTGAGACATTTATGTGTGCTCTTATTCAACTTTCAATTCCTTAGGATTTGATTTCCTAGCAACAATTTGGCTGCTCATCCTTTAATGcgcatcttttttttttggtttgcaGAGACTTATGTTACAACCTGGTGCATTAGCCACAAAGGTTTTGTGTTTAACACAAGTTGTTGAGGTAGATGAGCTCAGTAATGATGAGGACTATCAAGATATTTTAGAAGACATGAGAACTGAATGTGGAAAATTTGGTGGGTAGTTAGATAAGATCCTTTTTCCCCTTGTTGTGCTAACTAAGCATATGG
This window of the Solanum pennellii chromosome 2, SPENNV200 genome carries:
- the LOC107011096 gene encoding splicing factor U2af large subunit B isoform X3 — translated: MLPNMFPLTSGPFGALPVMPIQAMTQQATRHARRVYVGGLPATSNEQSVATFFSHVMSAIGGNTAGPGDAVVNVYINYEKKFAFVEMRSVEEASNAMALDGIIFEGAPCKVRRPSDYNPSLAATLGPSQPNPNLNLAAVGLSPGSAGGLEGPDRIFVGGLPYYFTEAQIRELLESFGALRGFDLVKDRETGNSKGYAFCVYQDVSVTDIACAALNGIKMGDKTLTVRRANQGTTQPKPEQESVLLHAQQQIALQRLMLQPGALATKVLCLTQVVEVDELSNDEDYQDILEDMRTECGKFGSLVNVVIPRPSPDGEHAPGVGKVFLEYGDVESASKARQSLNGRKFGGNQVIAVFYPENKFYEGDYDG